One part of the Eucalyptus grandis isolate ANBG69807.140 chromosome 10, ASM1654582v1, whole genome shotgun sequence genome encodes these proteins:
- the LOC104421297 gene encoding protein CENTRORADIALIS-like, producing MAKVSSNPLVVGRIIGDVTDSFSASVKMTVTYNSNKQVFNGHELFPSWVTAKPKVEVHGGDMRSFFTLVMTDPDVPGPSDPYLREHLHWIVTDIPGTTDATFGKEVVGYEMPRPNIGIHRFVFLLFKQKRREMVRPPSSRDRFNTRKFADDNELGLPVAAVFFNAQRETAARRR from the exons ATGGCAAAGGTGTCATCAAACCCTCTTGTTGTGGGGAGAATCATTGGAGATGTGACCGACTCCTTCTCTGCCAGCGTCAAGATGACAGTCACTTACAACTCCAACAAGCAGGTCTTCAATGGCCATGAGCTCTTCCCTTCTTGGGTCACCGCCAAGCCCAAGGTGGAGGTTCATGGTGGTGACATGAGGTCCTTTTTCACTCTG GTGATGACAGACCCAGATGTTCCTGGTCCTAGCGATCCATATCTGAGGGAGCACTTGCACTG GATAGTGACAGACATCCCTGGCACCACGGATGCTACATTTG GGAAGGAAGTGGTGGGCTACGAAATGCCGAGGCCAAACATAGGGATCCACAGGTTCGTGTTCCTCCTCTTCAAGCAGAAGCGCAGGGAAATGGTGAGGCCTCCTTCCTCGCGAGACCGCTTCAACACCCGGAAGTTTGCCGACGACAACGAGCTCGGCCTTCCAGTCGCCGCCGTCTTCTTCAACGCCCAGAGGGAAACGGCCGCGAGGAGGCGCTGA